From Clarias gariepinus isolate MV-2021 ecotype Netherlands chromosome 1, CGAR_prim_01v2, whole genome shotgun sequence:
TACTATATTTTCCCATCTGACAAACCCAGCTATCGACCCTGTCTGTGTATTGAAATTCATCTCAGAATTTAGTGACAGAATTACTGTAAATGCTTTGTTGTGGATAATCTCTGTGGGCGCTTCTGCTTTTGCGGATATCTGTCAAGAGTGTAAGTGAATTGACCTGCTTGATTGCATTTCcctttatttattctataaGGTACGAGTTAAACATTGGATTAGTGACTGTGTTTATTCTGTCTTTGAACAAAGACTTTTTGCACTACtcagaagatttttttcttatgctCCCCTTCTAGATGCACATTGACTCACTGTCGTTTGTCACTGTCTGCTCATTGATTGCTTAAAGGTTCATTATTCTGTCAACTTTGCTTACTTTGCTTAAATCCTTTAAACTCCTGTGTCTAAGTGTGCCTTTGGGTTCACTCCAGTCACCAATTCTGTCTCGTCCTTGACAATTTATGCGGAGGTTAGAAGCAGATAGTGATCTCTAAGTGTATTATGCTGCCAAAGGAGCAACAGTTTAAAAAGATAGAGTTGGTTAGGTTCATGTGATTTAGCAAAAGCAATTGATGCCCCCGtgcccaatgcaaatgcatGGAAAACACCAATCCATTTCtccttttatataaatatttaattttctacTAACTTTGAAAAAAGCCCTAAAAGTTATAGAAACATATGTAATTACCATGCTTCATCTTCTCAACCTGCAGCTCTGGTAAGACAACAAAAACTTATTATTAGCAtctcttcttttaaaaatatatttttttcacagtatTATTTTATGTGGTGTTTAAATGATTGTTACCTGCAAAGTTCCTCTTTACTGTTATCTCTGtgaaacacacaaaaattaGACAATTAGGCAGTGTTTTGAGTTTATACAAATATAGTTCGATACACATAACTAATATTTATTCTGTCTAAAAGTACAAGTCGAATTAATCAACTTGTAATCTACAAAATCAATTACCACGTTCCACCTTCTGTCTCTGCGgctctggagaaaaaaaaaaaaaaacggtaaatGTCAGAGCGTGACACTTGTaagattttgtttaaattgttacaattttctttttactatTTGTGTATgttgaataaaataatacattttttttcaaaaaaaagataacttaaaaattttctgctttacaatacagtacatttacataaaaagcTGAACTTTACCTGCATGAGgtcatataatatattatattctaCCGGCAGTGTCATAAGTGTCTGCAGATTCTTGATTTATACTTTTTTGCAGATTTGTCATACTTAATTGTTTAAGATTTTCAAATAAATTGATATAATACAAGGAAAGATAAAGAAAGataagaacaacaaaaaaagagatttttatatattgaaaagaaaaaggttATCCAACACAAACTGGCCTTACATAAAAAAACCGCAATTGATTGTTTACTTAGTTACTTAATCAAACCCTTAGCAATGTGAAGTTGGCTAAAAGATTGTACCAGGCAGCACACTATGCTGTGTTATCAAAATATattgcaaaaatataaatgaaacattgAGTTGTTGAATAAATGGATTGGGTTACAAAGCCAGGCTAAGGCTCCTGGAGAACCACATTATTATAGCATATGTGATTACCTCCAAACCCTTTTTCAGACACCGGGTATATAATGTTTCAGGTTTCATCAATCAGTAAAAACTGTCTGATTCTGTCACATGATCCCAAATAAGGCAGTTGGGTTACAGTTTTATATGCAGCTGATGATGCAGGTGGGGTGGAGCTCTACTTTAACCAACTGAGATTACTATTTCTACATATCCACCTTTCACTGGCTGTGATCATAAACTGCTAAACTATCTTACAATCTACATATCTGTTCCCAGAACGACATAATACTAGTGAACATTTTTCATACATATGGTTCAGATGTTTGTGATCATGTGCCTTGGTGTGTGATGCAAACACGTGATGTACACTTTGTAACCTGACATAGAACAGCAGAGGACTGCATCAGGGTTCAGGCCTGCTAGCCAAGTATAATTTTGTCAATTTAAACTGGATCAATTGTTGAAGACCTCTGATCAAGCACCTCTAACTagtgttacagtacattttaagaGGCAAGGGAGTTAGACAAGAGTTTTAGTTACAGCATGCTAAATCAATCCAGGTCAGGTTTACCAGAAGCACTGCAGAATGGTGGTTAtagttaaacattaaagcatACATCACAGTTATGATAATGTTAACTTTTTAGGAATTACAGTAGATGGATTTAGAAAACTTGGTTTAATTATTAGATAGACAATGATTAGATAGACTAGGGCGTAAGCAGTGTTAACAGTGGAAATAGCTAATAATGagctaccataataattaattgaataTTACATACTGGATAATCAACCTGAACTCATCAGTAATTAATAATAGTGACACAACTGTTAATGCATAATTATTGACCCCTACATAGTAATTGCACAGTTAACTATTAAAGAATGAAACCGCATTGCACAGTGTTACATTAAATCTGTGGGTTATAAATGAACAAAGCAGGGTTCTTGCAAAGACCctaatgaaaatatatatttttttcatattccagatttatatgttttatattccaAGCTACACATACTATCCAGTGCTACTTGTATTTGTTTGCTCATGCTCCTAAAACTCTTGATCCAGTTACTCAGCTAACCTGTGGATTTAAATATTACCTTTCTTGTGTAAGATAATTGCAGTTACTATCCATCCAACAGCAATAAGAAATGCTGAAACTGAAAGGCTGACAATCCACTTCCAAGTATTAAAGACTTTACCTAAAATTAAAGTACATTAATCAAATATTACTAAATACTTTAAGAAACTGGATAATAGTTAGTCAATAACTTCAATAGTTAATATATTTTAGATACTTTtgttacatttgtactgtacatatgatgATTACAATAGACCTTTATCCAACGCTACAGTATACGTTACCCACCATATATTTGTACACCTGCTAATTTATACACATATCCAATCAGTCATTCCTTTCATATCACAGAAGTACAATGattaaaatcatgcagatacaggtcaaaaGCTTGTTCACTTCATACCACAGAACAGGGGAAAGTACATGGCACAAGATtagctggtttgagtatttcagaaactgctgatatccaaaaaattttacacacaacaatCTCTAGAGGTTATACAGAATGGCAAAGCCTCAGATTCTTATTCCTGGCTGACAGGAGTCTTCTctgtgtggtcttctgctgttggaGCATCACCTGAAGCTTGATGTTTTGTGCATGTTGAGATCATTTTCTGTTTATCAGGATTAAAAAGAGCAATTATTTGAGTTCCTGTATCCTTCCTGGCAGTTTCAACTAATCTGGCCATTTGCACTGACTGCTCAtaaaacaaggcattttcaccctcAGCACTGTCGCtcacttgattaaaaaaaaataataataacattttcacCAAAATGAAAATCTCTGTTGCATGTGAAAATCTCAGGAggtcagcagtttctgaaatacagaATACCAGCCCATCTGGAACCAAAACCATGCCACAAAAAGTCACTGACTTTTTCTCCcttcattctgatgtttgatgtaaatATTAATTGAAGCTCTTAATCTGTATATACATGATGTTATGCATTGTTCTGCTGTCATATAATTAATGCATAATGAGCAGGTGTACATGTGTTGCTATTAAAGTGGACAGtgattataagttttttttaagcattgacACTTACGATTAATGATAACATCTGCTTCCATCATGTAATTTTCTTGTACAAGTCTGCAGTAAAATCTGTTTAAGTTACTATAATTATAAACAGTGATGCGGCGTTTCACATTGAAGCCCTCAGtgtctctttgtgtctgtgtctcttCAGCAGGCAGAGTGTCTCCTTCTCTATTCAGCCAGAAAACCTCAGGTTCAGGTTTCCAGCCTCTGGACTCACACACTAGATGAATCCCTCCTGAGTTATCATAACTCTCCATCATGATCACTGGGTGGCTTCCCTGAgctatgaaaaataaataaaaattgtatttaaaatatagtGAAAGCAAATTCAAGatttaattaagcatttaataaaataagaaaagtaatataaaaattaattgtaGGTTATTATCTTACTTTTCAGATTGaagatgtatttaattttatcttcattttttattttactctttaTTCATACTTTGgctaaaagtaaaaatactgttatattgttgtatttataattacattaaattagctacttattaacctagttaacctaGCTACTTATTATTAGCCCCCTTCCATGGAATCCTCAGTGATCAGGGCCCACAAATTATCTGTTTTCTCTGTCTTGTAGATCTACAACAATCTGAGCAGTACTTGTCCAACCACTCAGTGTAGGGAATCAGAAAgggctgattaaaaaaaaaaaaaaaaaaaaaaacagaagagagagagagaggcagtcTTGGCATGTGTCCTACACATATTAGTAAAGTGATTTACCTAGATTCAGACTATTTGTTACAAACCTATATTTTTACAACAGTGTTCacatttgctgttttatttcctgtttaatGTTCAGCTGTGTCTGGTTAGGCCGGTCTAGTAGCATTATTTGTGACCCAGTCTGTAAAAACATAGCCAGTGTGTAAAAATCtagctaaatattttttatttatttattagttgtgATTCActgttttctacataaaatcaTATGTAGCACGTACACcttgcatttctttttaaaatgaagGTTTGAAGATTTAAAgccatacattttttatcaaaaTGTTGCTTGCTTGAACATTTTAGAAACAAATGGAAAACACCATGTTTAGTAAGGATGGTCTGTTAATAGTTTTGCATTTAAAGCAGCTTCAAACCAAACCATGTAAGTTTTATATGAAAAGGAAATCTCTACCTTCAATATTTAGTGTTAAAAAAGGCTGTTATGTTTAaatgcattacattacattatttccATAGCACTAATAATTATAACTATTTGTACTTTGTTtgagtactttatttaaatacttattCCATCACTGGTGACCAGTAAAGTGTTGTCTTTATGAAATAATAGGTTAGTtatacgccagatgtaacagaCACACATCTTCCAAAAAGCTATTGTCTTATCAGTCCATGcaatattttcccaaaagtcttggggataatcaagatattttttggcaaatgtgggATGAACCATTGTGTTCTTTTTAATCAGCAGTAGCTTTCACCCTGGAACCCATCCATATATGCCATCTTTGCCcattctctttcttattgttatcTTATTTCTTCACATTATCTTTGCATAACgctaatcatttaagtgtgacaaatatgcaaaaaaaaaaaaaaaacattcaggaaGGGAGCATATCGTTTTTCACGGCACTGAATGCCCAATGTTTGctcaaagtattttatttctgtacacAGGAAGTTGCAGGGGTGATGTAGTGGGCTTATCAGTAAACAGAAAtaggtgaataaaaaaaaaaacatttttaaccaGTGGCGCATCTAGCTTTTTGTCAGTGTGGAGTCAGAGGGCGGTATACAGTGAGGGAggtgtgtataaataaataaataactttttttcaatTGCGATATACATGTATTGATTACTATTTAGGGTTTTTTCCGcatctatcaaaaaaaaaatttacttattGAAATTCGTGTGTTACTGGACTGGAATTTTTATGATGTCCAACTGCAACTATAGTAGGACCATCTGTCTCCACCTGCCTCACATCATCCCCTGCTTCTGTCCATCACTCTGATTCTGAAAATCTATTTCAGCTGTAGCAGTTCACGTGTGTTGAGCAGCGCGTCAGTAGCAGCAGCTGCGCTGTGTGTGAGGCGTTCAGGTGAAGTACAGAGTGCAGCTCACCCACATTCTCAAAGTGTTCTTGTTTGTATCTTAAACAGCTTATGCATATAGTTGTGGTTTTGTTTTCACATTCACAGTGTTAGAAACTAAAAAGTTGGGGTGGTGGTTGGTTGGGGATGGGGGCAGCTGATAGAGGTGGATTATCCCAGTCTTTCACTAGTGTCTGGATACCATTAAGATGgaatgttttctcagtatgccagagacatgatcagactgcctgcttcaagtCTGAAATGCTAGCCTCcctggaactcctttaatgccctaAAAATTTTAGGAATACACTAACACCCACAGAGATTGGTGCCTTCTGTGCTAGGGATCGTTCAGTCAGTGAGTGAATACCCACTGTAAAACATCcttaatattaaatctaaaatacTACAATGAAATATACAGGTTTGCTGAAATATAACTACAAAATTTATACACAAACCATTTGGGTATAATAGCAAGAGGAAATTTAATGAATTTTAGCAGGTattgtataaaagcagaagtgAGACTTACCCTTAACAGCAACATAGATACTGATGTCATCAGACCAGGATTTGTCTTTAATGAGACACTGATATTGTCCTTCATCAGAGACTCTGAGAGCTGAGAGTTTGAGTGAAGCGTTGCCTTTCTGTAGCTCCTCTTTGAACAGTGATGTTCTTCCTCTGTAGGATTCAGCCTGATCTTcaagtctgtctgtgtgatCCTCATAGTGATGCACTAATGTGTCTCCCACATCTAGTCTGACCCATTGCACTCTCATGTCCACAGCGCCGGTGCTGGGTTTGATAAAACAGGGCAGAACCAGGTCTTTACCAGCTAAAGCGCCGAGAGGAGCATCTGGACCAAACACCTTTAAACTCTCTGTAACACAAATACTATATATCACTATACACCTAATGTGTAACAAGGCACACTTTATTCATTGCAATTTTACCTACTCTACACATCCAACAAAACATGGAAG
This genomic window contains:
- the LOC128520673 gene encoding butyrophilin subfamily 1 member A1-like — protein: MTNCLSLMFLALLILYSFMDFQSESLKVFGPDAPLGALAGKDLVLPCFIKPSTGAVDMRVQWVRLDVGDTLVHHYEDHTDRLEDQAESYRGRTSLFKEELQKGNASLKLSALRVSDEGQYQCLIKDKSWSDDISIYVAVKAQGSHPVIMMESYDNSGGIHLVCESRGWKPEPEVFWLNREGDTLPAEETQTQRDTEGFNVKRRITVYNYSNLNRFYCRLVQENYMMEADVIINRKVFNTWKWIVSLSVSAFLIAVGWIVTAIILHKKEPQRQKVEREITVKRNFAELQVEKMKHVLAVNKMFSVDVTLDPDTAHPLLILSDDGKEVRGGVTEQNLPDTPQRFTNYPCVVGKQSFSSGRFYYEVQVSGKIKWRLGVMRENINRKEWITLRPQDGVWTVALRDENEYKALADPRVPLTLREKVKKVGVFVDYEEGLVSFYDVNSRSHIYSFTGQTFTEKLYPVFDPRLNDGGKNAAPLIICPVCNTE